The following are encoded together in the Phyllopteryx taeniolatus isolate TA_2022b chromosome 21, UOR_Ptae_1.2, whole genome shotgun sequence genome:
- the LOC133470747 gene encoding mucin-22-like isoform X2, producing MIKTFVFVLLFLGTTAQGSQQHHSSGRKLLQVTDSAGTSDSAGTSGPTDSEATTDATVSEATDATDSEATTDGTDATTDGTDATTDGTDSEATTDGTDATTDGTDTTTDGTDSEATTDGTDPTGTMDEVSVTETTAEEAIRRSGETAVAASATAASAAASLASSATAAAAAVSGGFPQAEAAAEDASSAAEEAAAAASSFLQGTINATEAAAAAENAADASEIAAQTAAEAAARADGDMASFAQQLSAAAENAATIARSAATTSALAANGVTPENATDVIQAARNASQEAEMAAQELQVLLSEDLPPEVEASLIQAIQAAESSAALAEQTAAQAQDALDTADRAVAPTGGDVEAELAGQLAIAQVQNAAQSASAAAAMAAEAAGAPSAAVQASRAASLAAAATSLAASAAQAAGADRDLIDAALESAVAANEAALLVANGGAEPQVARDAAARAADAAEAVALEAQDPLSVGIDEDVEQVSLDAAAAARQAAMAGPEEFSTIAAQFVTTSRNASELFSSQLSSMLTPDMLEAFQEAEQVASLSEFTGIIAGSADDSEGAQALARAATATTEAAMEMIQNLPEGTAFSLAQRSLVASLTASAAAATATTSAAAAAAGAGAAARTALTAAEGAANAATALSNNDDSSSINSTVNAGLSASLEATNAADAAVTASQTGSAVDVQMASLAMEAAGLASRLTVAAQSVASDAATTQTLTDASEVATEVNMDWIELVTGLQDLLSDAQQEDFGELVNQLAILSVASTTQVATDATRQAAELAVTTTTAGQALITETVTMQSLASVAASSANVAVRAADASLATATQTNGANVQMLSLTATLAAATAVLALIL from the exons ATgatcaaaacctttgtttttgtacttcTATTTCTTG GAACCACTGCTCAGGGAAGTCAACAACACCACAGCAGCGGAAGAAAACTCCTCCAGGTCACGGACAGTGCCGGCACGTCGGACAGTGCCGGCACGTCGGGGCCCACCGACAGCGAGGCCACCACCGACGCCACCGTCAGCGAGGCCACCGACGCCACCGACAGCGAG GCCACCACTGACGGCACAGACGCCACCACTGACGGCACAGACGCCACCACTGACGGCACCGACAGCGAGGCCACCACTGACGGCACAGACGCCACCACTGACGGCACAGACACCACCACTGACGGCACCGACAGCGAGGCCACCACTGACGGCACAGACCCCACAGGCACCATGGATGAAGTCTCAGTGACTGAAACAACTGCTGAAGAGGCAATCCGAAGATCAGGAGAGACAGCTGTGGCAGCATCCGCAACTGCTGCATCAGCCGCAGCATCGTTGGCAAGCTCGGCTACGGCAGCAGCGGCTGCAGTTTCAGGAGGATTCCCCCAAGCGGAAGCAGCTGCAGAAGATGCTTCGTCTGCTGCAGAAGAGGCAGCCGCTGCTGCGTCCTCTTTTTTACAAGGCACAATAAATGcaacagaagcagcagcagcagcggagaATGCAGCAGACGCCTCTGAAATTGCTGCACAAACAGCGGCAGAGGCCGCGGCACGAGCAGACGGGGACATGGCCTCATTTGCACAACAACTCTCCGCAGCAGCAGAAAATGCAGCCACCATAGCGAGATCAGCCGCAACAACGTCGGCCTTAGCAGCAAATGGAGTTACTCCAGAAAATGCAACAGATGTCATACAAGCTGCAAGAAATGCAAGCCAAGAGGCTGAGATGGCAGCTCAAGAACTCCAGGTTTTACTTTCAGAAGACTTACCGCCAGAAGTAGAGGCCAGCCTAATACAAGCCATACAGGCGGCCGAAAGCTCAGCTGCATTGGCAgaacaaacagcagctcaggCTCAAGATGCACTTGACACGGCAGACCGAGCCGTGGCACCAACTGGAGGAGATGTGGAGGCTGAGCTCGCTGGGCAATTAGCTATTGCACAAGTACAAAATGCAGCACAAAGCGCAAGTGCAGCTGCAGCGATGGCAGCCGAAGCGGCGGGAGCACCATCGGCAGCTGTCCAAGCTTCGAGAGCAGCCTCCCTCGCGGCCGCAGCGACGTCCCTCGCAGCTTCGGCGGCGCAAGCTGCGGGAGCCGATCGCGACCTCATCGATGCCGCCTTGGAGAGCGCAGTCGCAGCAAATGAGGCGGCTTTATTAGTTGCAAATGGAGGAGCAGAGCCACAGGTGGCTCGAGATGCCGCAGCAAGAGCAGCAGACGCGGCAGAAGCGGTGGCTCTCGAGGCACAAGACCCATTGTCAGTAGGGATTGATGAAGATGTGGAACAGGTCTCGCTCGACGCGGCGGCTGCGGCCAGACAAGCGGCGATGGCGGGACCGGAGGAATTTTCTACCATTGCGGCACAATTTGTGACAACATCAAGGAATGCTTCAGAACTATTTAGTAGTCAACTGTCATCCATGCTAACACCTGACATGTTGGAAGCCTTTCAGGAAGCAGAACAGGTCGCCTCGCTGTCAGAATTTACAGGAATCATAGCAGGATCTGCGGACGATTCCGAAGGCGCACAAGCGTTAGCGAGAGctgcaacagcaacaacagaaGCGGCGATGGAAATGATACAAAACCTCCCGGAAGGAACCGCGTTTAGCTTGGCACAAAGGTCATTAGTGGCCAGTTTGACAGCCTCAGCCGCAGCAGCAACTGCAACGACCTCGGCtgcggccgccgccgccggcgcAGGAGCGGCAGCCAGAACCGCGTTAACCGCCGCAGAGGGAGCGGCGAACGCCGCTACAGCGCTGAGTAATAATGATGATAGCAGTTCCATAAATTCAACAGTGAATGCCGGACTTTCAGCATCCCTCGAAGCCACTAACGCAGCTGACGCAGCCGTGACAGCATCGCAAACTGGATCGGCCGTGGACGTGCAGATGGCAAGCCTGGCGATGGAGGCAGCTGGACTAGCGTCCAGGCTAACTGTAGCTGCACAAAGTGTCGCCTCTGATGCAGCAACAACTCAAACCTTGACGGATGCCTCCGAAGTGGCCACAGAAGTCAACATGGACTGGATAGAGTTGGTCACAGGTCTGCAAGACTTGCTGTCAGATGCGCAGCAGGAAGACTTTGGGGAGCTTGTGAATCAGCTGGCGATCCTGAGTGTGGCGTCCACAACGCAGGTGGCCACCGACGCGACCAGACAGGCGGCAGAGCTAGCTGTGACGACAACCACGGCAGGTCAAGCCCTCATCACCGAGACGGTCACGATGCAATCTCTGGCGTCCGTGGCGGCTTCGAGCGCAAATGTCGCAGTGAGAGCGGCAGACGCGTCGTTGGCTACAGCTACGCAAACAAACGGCGCTAACGTCCAGATGCTCTCACTCACCGCCACGCtcgccgccgccaccgccgtGCTCGCGCTGATATTGTGA
- the LOC133470747 gene encoding mucin-22-like isoform X1, whose amino-acid sequence MIKTFVFVLLFLGTTAQGSQQHHSSGRKLLQVTDSAGTSDSAGTSGPTDSEATTDATVSEATDATDSEATTDGTDSEATTDGTDSEATTDGTDATTDGTDATTDGTDSEATTDGTDATTDGTDTTTDGTDSEATTDGTDPTGTMDEVSVTETTAEEAIRRSGETAVAASATAASAAASLASSATAAAAAVSGGFPQAEAAAEDASSAAEEAAAAASSFLQGTINATEAAAAAENAADASEIAAQTAAEAAARADGDMASFAQQLSAAAENAATIARSAATTSALAANGVTPENATDVIQAARNASQEAEMAAQELQVLLSEDLPPEVEASLIQAIQAAESSAALAEQTAAQAQDALDTADRAVAPTGGDVEAELAGQLAIAQVQNAAQSASAAAAMAAEAAGAPSAAVQASRAASLAAAATSLAASAAQAAGADRDLIDAALESAVAANEAALLVANGGAEPQVARDAAARAADAAEAVALEAQDPLSVGIDEDVEQVSLDAAAAARQAAMAGPEEFSTIAAQFVTTSRNASELFSSQLSSMLTPDMLEAFQEAEQVASLSEFTGIIAGSADDSEGAQALARAATATTEAAMEMIQNLPEGTAFSLAQRSLVASLTASAAAATATTSAAAAAAGAGAAARTALTAAEGAANAATALSNNDDSSSINSTVNAGLSASLEATNAADAAVTASQTGSAVDVQMASLAMEAAGLASRLTVAAQSVASDAATTQTLTDASEVATEVNMDWIELVTGLQDLLSDAQQEDFGELVNQLAILSVASTTQVATDATRQAAELAVTTTTAGQALITETVTMQSLASVAASSANVAVRAADASLATATQTNGANVQMLSLTATLAAATAVLALIL is encoded by the exons ATgatcaaaacctttgtttttgtacttcTATTTCTTG GAACCACTGCTCAGGGAAGTCAACAACACCACAGCAGCGGAAGAAAACTCCTCCAGGTCACGGACAGTGCCGGCACGTCGGACAGTGCCGGCACGTCGGGGCCCACCGACAGCGAGGCCACCACCGACGCCACCGTCAGCGAGGCCACCGACGCCACCGACAGCGAGGCCACCACTGACGGCACCGACAGCGAGGCCACCACTGACGGCACCGACAGCGAGGCCACCACTGACGGCACAGACGCCACCACTGACGGCACAGACGCCACCACTGACGGCACCGACAGCGAGGCCACCACTGACGGCACAGACGCCACCACTGACGGCACAGACACCACCACTGACGGCACCGACAGCGAGGCCACCACTGACGGCACAGACCCCACAGGCACCATGGATGAAGTCTCAGTGACTGAAACAACTGCTGAAGAGGCAATCCGAAGATCAGGAGAGACAGCTGTGGCAGCATCCGCAACTGCTGCATCAGCCGCAGCATCGTTGGCAAGCTCGGCTACGGCAGCAGCGGCTGCAGTTTCAGGAGGATTCCCCCAAGCGGAAGCAGCTGCAGAAGATGCTTCGTCTGCTGCAGAAGAGGCAGCCGCTGCTGCGTCCTCTTTTTTACAAGGCACAATAAATGcaacagaagcagcagcagcagcggagaATGCAGCAGACGCCTCTGAAATTGCTGCACAAACAGCGGCAGAGGCCGCGGCACGAGCAGACGGGGACATGGCCTCATTTGCACAACAACTCTCCGCAGCAGCAGAAAATGCAGCCACCATAGCGAGATCAGCCGCAACAACGTCGGCCTTAGCAGCAAATGGAGTTACTCCAGAAAATGCAACAGATGTCATACAAGCTGCAAGAAATGCAAGCCAAGAGGCTGAGATGGCAGCTCAAGAACTCCAGGTTTTACTTTCAGAAGACTTACCGCCAGAAGTAGAGGCCAGCCTAATACAAGCCATACAGGCGGCCGAAAGCTCAGCTGCATTGGCAgaacaaacagcagctcaggCTCAAGATGCACTTGACACGGCAGACCGAGCCGTGGCACCAACTGGAGGAGATGTGGAGGCTGAGCTCGCTGGGCAATTAGCTATTGCACAAGTACAAAATGCAGCACAAAGCGCAAGTGCAGCTGCAGCGATGGCAGCCGAAGCGGCGGGAGCACCATCGGCAGCTGTCCAAGCTTCGAGAGCAGCCTCCCTCGCGGCCGCAGCGACGTCCCTCGCAGCTTCGGCGGCGCAAGCTGCGGGAGCCGATCGCGACCTCATCGATGCCGCCTTGGAGAGCGCAGTCGCAGCAAATGAGGCGGCTTTATTAGTTGCAAATGGAGGAGCAGAGCCACAGGTGGCTCGAGATGCCGCAGCAAGAGCAGCAGACGCGGCAGAAGCGGTGGCTCTCGAGGCACAAGACCCATTGTCAGTAGGGATTGATGAAGATGTGGAACAGGTCTCGCTCGACGCGGCGGCTGCGGCCAGACAAGCGGCGATGGCGGGACCGGAGGAATTTTCTACCATTGCGGCACAATTTGTGACAACATCAAGGAATGCTTCAGAACTATTTAGTAGTCAACTGTCATCCATGCTAACACCTGACATGTTGGAAGCCTTTCAGGAAGCAGAACAGGTCGCCTCGCTGTCAGAATTTACAGGAATCATAGCAGGATCTGCGGACGATTCCGAAGGCGCACAAGCGTTAGCGAGAGctgcaacagcaacaacagaaGCGGCGATGGAAATGATACAAAACCTCCCGGAAGGAACCGCGTTTAGCTTGGCACAAAGGTCATTAGTGGCCAGTTTGACAGCCTCAGCCGCAGCAGCAACTGCAACGACCTCGGCtgcggccgccgccgccggcgcAGGAGCGGCAGCCAGAACCGCGTTAACCGCCGCAGAGGGAGCGGCGAACGCCGCTACAGCGCTGAGTAATAATGATGATAGCAGTTCCATAAATTCAACAGTGAATGCCGGACTTTCAGCATCCCTCGAAGCCACTAACGCAGCTGACGCAGCCGTGACAGCATCGCAAACTGGATCGGCCGTGGACGTGCAGATGGCAAGCCTGGCGATGGAGGCAGCTGGACTAGCGTCCAGGCTAACTGTAGCTGCACAAAGTGTCGCCTCTGATGCAGCAACAACTCAAACCTTGACGGATGCCTCCGAAGTGGCCACAGAAGTCAACATGGACTGGATAGAGTTGGTCACAGGTCTGCAAGACTTGCTGTCAGATGCGCAGCAGGAAGACTTTGGGGAGCTTGTGAATCAGCTGGCGATCCTGAGTGTGGCGTCCACAACGCAGGTGGCCACCGACGCGACCAGACAGGCGGCAGAGCTAGCTGTGACGACAACCACGGCAGGTCAAGCCCTCATCACCGAGACGGTCACGATGCAATCTCTGGCGTCCGTGGCGGCTTCGAGCGCAAATGTCGCAGTGAGAGCGGCAGACGCGTCGTTGGCTACAGCTACGCAAACAAACGGCGCTAACGTCCAGATGCTCTCACTCACCGCCACGCtcgccgccgccaccgccgtGCTCGCGCTGATATTGTGA